Proteins found in one Megalobrama amblycephala isolate DHTTF-2021 linkage group LG5, ASM1881202v1, whole genome shotgun sequence genomic segment:
- the nfkbiab gene encoding nuclear factor of kappa light polypeptide gene enhancer in B-cells inhibitor, alpha b, which yields MELYRGSNTNQMDYNDDGRGPKSGKMIASNDDRLDSGLDSLKEDEYPDVVSDFGRMKVDERQDEPWRKELTEDGDTFLHLAIIHEAKDAALKMIDLSYGDPFLNIQNNQRQTALHLAVITEQPHIVEQLLKAGCDASLVDDCGNTALHIACRKGSMACFGLLTQGCPQHLPAILQTPNYNGQKCIHVVAIHGYLSLLESLIQLGADINAQEQCNGRTALHLAVDLQNFELVKLLISKGADVHSFTYGGHTPYHLTYGRANTDIQKVLYELTAPHLRELPDSESEDSDEDYEDQCTSDDEDIYDDIKMMGQ from the exons ATGGAGCTTTATCGAGGCAGCAACACCAACCAAATGGATTATAACGACGATGGCCGCGGACCCAAATCTGGGAAAATGATTGCGAGCAACGACGACCGTTTAGACAGCGGTTTGGATTCGCTTAAAGAGGATGAATACCCGGACGTGGTGTCTGATTTCGGGCGGATGAAAGTGGACGAGCGGCAGGACGAGCCCTGGAGGAAAGAGCTCACCGAAGACGGAGACAC GTTTTTACATCTTGCCATTATTCACGAGGCCAAAGATGCTGCActaaaaatgattgatttatCCTATGGTGACCCCTTCCTCAACATACAGAACAACCAGAGACAG ACTGCCTTGCATTTGGCCGTCATCACAGAGCAGCCTCATATAGTAGAGCAGTTACTAAAGGCCGGCTGTGATGCTTCTCTGGTGGATGACTGTGGTAATACCGCCCTCCATATCGCCTGCAGAAAAGGTTCTATGGCCTGCTTTGGCCTCCTAACCCAGGGCTGTCCGCAGCACCTCCCAGCCATCCTCCAGACTCCAAACTATAACG GTCAGAAATGCATACACGTGGTCGCCATCCACGGCTACCTGTCGTTGTTGGAAAGTCTCATCCAGCTTGGCGCAGACATAAACGCACAG GAGCAGTGTAATGGACGAACCGCTCTACACTTAGCGGTGGACCTTCAGAACTTTGAGCTGGTTAAACTTCTAATCAGCAAAGGTGCTGATGTTCACAGCTTCACGTACGGCGGTCACACGCCTTATCACCTGACCTATGGCCGGGCGAACACTGACATCCAGAAAGTCCTGTATGAGCTCACGGCGCCACACCTAAGGGAACTTCCAGATAGTGAGTCAGAGGATAGCGACGAGGATTATGAAGACCAATGTAcatctgatgatgaagat ATTTATGATGATATTAAAATGATGGGGCAGTAG
- the LOC125268579 gene encoding insulinoma-associated protein 2 has product MPRGFLVKRSKRASSASYKVRAQEEKEPRKEDLPSQTPNASVPDVLEPIRESWASGISSKNEQTRLLGDSGVVGESVDYAQSYFSHPEQSASSPRNSTDSYSPIKPISTELLDRCLSSPAMAESFPLVTPVTSIERLLMNHSDMKFGTPVPSSVPTYPAFHQCVKRAFMDSERKSKAPKKPKVIRKLNFEDEVTTSPVLGLKIKKESPESKLAPQSGRKKPLGEFICQLCKEEYPDPFSLAQHKCSRIVRVEYRCPECDKVFSCPANLASHRRWHKPRGLSTGDAKKSQLEARNHEKTSVEGKENASKMSGNNQHQLSPDSSQHHRSAPDSNMMHRVSQDPPLDQRYPSSDKCFEMRISSPDSSRLFDHCPDEPDRSTTPYLPSPGPEEVYECHYCSKKFRRQAYLRKHLAAHETIKASSYGHIESGQITFPCHLCGAHFPSAEIRDKHRLWHAVRDDLLLRPDLSPGEQQIFSCKHCPSTFFSSPGLTRHINKTHPTENRQVMLLQMAVRPGC; this is encoded by the coding sequence ATGCCACGAGGATTTTTAGTGAAAAGGAGTAAACGTGCCTCATCAGCATCCTACAAGGTGCGTGCGCAAGAAGAAAAAGAGCCGCGCAAAGAGGACCTCCCCAGCCAAACTCCAAATGCAAGTGTCCCGGACGTGCTGGAACCTATTAGAGAATCATGGGCAAGTGGGATAAGCTCTAAAAATGAGCAGACGCGTCTTCTGGGGGACTCTGGGGTTGTTGGAGAGAGCGTCGATTACGCACAGAGTTACTTCAGCCACCCGGAACAGAGCGCGTCATCTCCGCGCAACAGCACCGACTCCTACAGCCCGATTAAACCCATCAGCACGGAGCTTTTGGACAGGTGTCTGAGCTCCCCAGCCATGGCAGAGTCCTTTCCCTTGGTCACTCCGGTGACTTCAATCGAGCGTCTGCTAATGAACCACTCTGACATGAAGTTTGGCACACCGGTGCCCTCTTCGGTGCCCACCTACCCTGCGTTTCATCAGTGCGTAAAACGCGCGTTCATGGACTCAGAGCGCAAGAGCAAAGCACCAAAAAAGCCTAAAGTCATCCGAAAACTCAATTTTGAAGACGAAGTCACCACCTCACCAGTCCTCGGGCTTAAAATCAAAAAAGAAAGTCCCGAGTCAAAACTGGCGCCGCAAAGCGGCAGAAAAAAGCCGCTGGGTGAGTTCATCTGCCAGCTTTGTAAGGAAGAATACCCTGATCCGTTTTCTCTGGCCCAGCACAAGTGCTCCAGAATCGTGCGGGTTGAATACCGCTGCCCGGAGTGCGACAAAGTTTTCAGCTGCCCTGCTAACCTCGCGTCTCATCGCAGGTGGCACAAACCTCGCGGCCTGAGCACCGGAGACGCGAAGAAGTCTCAGCTGGAGGCGCGTAACCACGAGAAGACCTCAGTGGAGGGGAAGGAGAACGCCAGCAAGATGAGTGGGAACAATCAGCACCAGCTGAGTCCGGACAGCTCCCAGCATCACAGATCAGCACCGGACAGCAACATGATGCACAGGGTATCCCAAGACCCTCCTCTGGACCAAAGGTACCCATCCTCCGATAAATGCTTTGAGATGCGCATCAGCTCCCCGGACAGCTCCAGGTTGTTCGATCACTGCCCCGACGAGCCTGACAGATCCACCACCCCCTACTTGCCCTCTCCCGGCCCGGAAGAAGTGTACGAATGCCACTACTGCAGCAAGAAGTTTCGCAGGCAAGCCTACCTGAGGAAACACCTGGCCGCGCACGAGACAATCAAAGCATCCTCGTACGGTCACATCGAGAGCGGACAGATCACGTTCCCGTGTCACCTGTGCGGAGCGCACTTCCCCTCCGCGGAGATCAGGGACAAACACAGACTCTGGCACGCGGTCAGAGATGACTTACTGCTCAGACCCGATCTGAGCCCTGGAGAACAGCAGATATTCTCATGCAAACACTGTCCCTCCACGTTCTTCAGTTCTCCGGGTTTGACCAGACACATCAACAAGACTCATCCCACAGAGAACAGACAGGTGATGCTCTTACAGATGGCCGTCAGGCCGGGATGCTGA